In the Paenibacillus sp. FSL H7-0357 genome, one interval contains:
- a CDS encoding DUF4178 domain-containing protein, protein MSIWKRIGNLFSKTEAPAAPKSMLNLSPGDICEVSLVTYEVTGRTKTSGRNAVVLTLRDGSKISYLYIEEREQLQYSLYQPIDGRLDDPAEVPSTLELDGYTFHLEEEYEGFAAVTGQTPYVNGGEQHVWQYQSDDYRLLRVEWQNGRFMLYEGEKVIPGDVKVIRAS, encoded by the coding sequence TTGAGTATATGGAAACGTATTGGTAATCTTTTTTCCAAAACAGAAGCACCGGCTGCACCAAAAAGTATGCTGAATCTCTCCCCGGGAGATATTTGCGAAGTGTCACTGGTTACTTATGAAGTAACAGGACGGACGAAAACCAGCGGCCGCAATGCGGTTGTCTTGACACTCCGCGACGGAAGCAAGATCTCCTATCTGTATATTGAGGAGCGTGAACAGCTGCAGTACAGTCTGTATCAACCGATTGACGGGCGGCTGGATGATCCTGCCGAGGTACCTTCTACGCTGGAGCTGGATGGTTACACGTTCCACCTGGAGGAAGAATACGAAGGGTTCGCAGCGGTAACAGGACAGACGCCGTATGTCAATGGCGGAGAGCAGCATGTCTGGCAGTACCAGTCCGATGATTACCGGCTGCTGCGGGTGGAATGGCAGAACGGGCGGTTTATGCTCTATGAGGGCGAGAAAGTAATTCCGGGAGATGTCAAAGTGATCCGGGCTTCGTAA
- a CDS encoding TetR/AcrR family transcriptional regulator has product MSKEQRQEQEREAMRHLILTTAGELVAEKGIKQLSIRKIAKRMDYSAGIIYHYFQGKEAIVEQLLQQGYRELIDGLTARLHTSQNEESAEEKLSQSLSQFIRVTTAEESQYRNVILNDSPAVLNHTAVLHKGAALERNAISMLCSILRQFKGMDARKEEEMELTAQVIWSAAFGLIMRLTVEKELPEEQKETLIARHVEAMLLIAGGLERCRPLKGRQSRFCLTIRPGGDADGI; this is encoded by the coding sequence ATGAGCAAAGAACAAAGGCAAGAGCAGGAACGCGAAGCGATGCGTCATTTGATTCTGACAACAGCCGGTGAGCTGGTGGCCGAGAAGGGGATCAAGCAGTTATCTATCCGCAAGATTGCTAAACGGATGGACTATTCCGCCGGAATCATTTATCACTATTTTCAGGGAAAGGAGGCTATTGTCGAGCAGCTTCTACAGCAGGGGTACAGGGAGTTGATTGATGGGCTAACAGCCCGATTACACACTTCGCAGAATGAAGAATCGGCTGAGGAGAAGCTAAGCCAGTCGCTGTCGCAGTTCATTCGGGTGACAACAGCGGAGGAATCCCAGTACCGGAATGTGATACTGAATGATTCACCAGCTGTGCTTAACCACACGGCAGTGCTGCATAAAGGGGCTGCACTGGAGCGCAATGCGATCAGCATGCTCTGCAGTATTCTTCGCCAATTCAAAGGGATGGATGCCCGTAAAGAGGAGGAAATGGAGCTTACCGCCCAGGTGATCTGGAGCGCGGCATTTGGACTGATCATGAGGCTGACCGTCGAGAAAGAGCTGCCTGAGGAGCAGAAGGAGACCCTGATCGCGCGGCATGTTGAGGCCATGCTTCTAATTGCGGGGGGGCTGGAACGGTGCCGTCCTTTAAAAGGACGGCAAAGCCGTTTCTGCTTGACTATTCGACCAGGGGGAGACGCCGATGGAATATAG
- a CDS encoding dihydroorotate dehydrogenase electron transfer subunit has product MATVITNERLADGVYHLRVEGNYGGEMGQFYMLRAWGAYPLLSRPLSIHQVNDDGVEFLYHVVGEGTEIFAGLTPGDNIDLEGPFGNGFPEVEGKVALVGGGIGIAPLYYCAQKLPGSDIYLGFSREAFRTEAFRPLAAELTVNVGGLILDSVDFTSYDHIFVCGPHPMLKAAQLKGFAAETAGKKPGVYLSLENRMACGIGACLVCSVSCRDGQRKACADGPVFLAEEVLFHD; this is encoded by the coding sequence GTGGCGACAGTTATAACTAACGAGCGGCTGGCTGATGGAGTGTACCACCTTCGGGTTGAAGGGAATTACGGCGGTGAAATGGGTCAATTCTACATGTTGCGGGCATGGGGAGCCTATCCGCTGTTGTCCAGACCGCTTAGCATACATCAAGTAAACGATGACGGTGTCGAATTTCTCTATCATGTGGTCGGGGAAGGAACTGAAATCTTTGCCGGTCTGACACCCGGAGATAACATTGATCTTGAAGGGCCGTTTGGCAATGGCTTTCCCGAAGTTGAGGGGAAGGTTGCTCTGGTAGGCGGGGGGATTGGCATTGCTCCGCTTTATTACTGTGCGCAGAAGCTTCCGGGCAGCGATATTTATTTGGGATTCAGCCGGGAAGCCTTCCGTACGGAAGCATTTCGTCCCTTGGCGGCGGAGCTGACGGTCAATGTCGGCGGCCTGATTCTCGACAGTGTTGATTTTACCAGCTATGATCATATTTTTGTCTGTGGACCGCATCCCATGCTGAAAGCAGCGCAATTAAAAGGCTTCGCAGCCGAGACAGCAGGCAAAAAACCGGGTGTGTATCTTTCACTGGAGAACCGGATGGCCTGCGGGATAGGTGCATGTCTCGTATGCAGTGTGTCCTGCCGAGACGGGCAGCGTAAGGCATGTGCGGACGGTCCGGTCTTTTTGGCGGAGGAGGTGCTCTTCCATGATTAA
- a CDS encoding prenylated flavin chaperone LpdD, which produces MVAYEFHPEDIELSAIAVGRDLLLLITGGVRHIGAASTAYVDGDNISVSTSAVPHHKEHTISEAIALKVSAALGKTVTVVMGIHYDDLSKEDITKVVEIVNSKVDQYLTQ; this is translated from the coding sequence TTGGTTGCTTATGAGTTCCATCCAGAAGACATTGAACTGTCTGCAATAGCTGTAGGCCGTGATTTACTGCTGCTCATTACCGGAGGGGTCCGCCATATCGGTGCGGCAAGCACCGCATATGTTGACGGTGATAACATCAGCGTATCCACCTCTGCCGTCCCCCATCACAAAGAGCATACAATCAGTGAAGCCATCGCGCTCAAGGTATCGGCTGCACTGGGCAAGACGGTCACGGTGGTTATGGGCATTCATTATGATGATTTGAGCAAAGAGGACATCACTAAAGTTGTAGAAATCGTAAACAGCAAGGTAGATCAATATTTAACGCAATAA
- a CDS encoding PspA/IM30 family protein: MSIFKRLRDLTMSNVNAIIDKAEDPVKMTDQYIRDMTEDLEDAEKAVAAQIAIEKKFKQLYEEQEALVAKRNQQAHTAAQAGNADLARRALEEKKSAEVKLVEYKTSFDQNKASADNLRAKLEEMRKQLTEMKNKRETLVARFNAAKAQTEINKAMSGFSSDSASAGLKRMEEKMLQAEAQAEASNEMSSGNKSLDDEFEKLGKDQAVEDELAALMKQYDKQ; encoded by the coding sequence ATGTCTATATTTAAAAGATTGCGTGATTTGACCATGTCCAATGTGAATGCGATTATTGACAAGGCGGAAGACCCGGTCAAAATGACGGACCAATATATCCGTGATATGACCGAGGATTTGGAGGATGCTGAGAAAGCGGTAGCTGCCCAGATCGCCATCGAGAAGAAATTCAAACAGCTGTATGAAGAGCAGGAAGCACTTGTAGCCAAGCGCAACCAGCAGGCGCATACGGCAGCTCAAGCCGGCAATGCCGATCTGGCCCGCCGCGCGCTGGAAGAGAAGAAATCTGCTGAAGTCAAGCTGGTGGAGTACAAAACAAGCTTCGATCAGAATAAAGCTTCGGCCGACAACCTGCGTGCCAAACTGGAGGAAATGCGCAAACAGCTCACCGAGATGAAGAACAAACGTGAGACTTTGGTAGCCCGCTTCAATGCCGCCAAGGCGCAAACTGAAATCAATAAGGCAATGAGCGGTTTCAGCTCTGACTCGGCTTCCGCCGGACTGAAGCGCATGGAAGAAAAGATGCTGCAAGCTGAAGCTCAGGCAGAAGCCAGCAATGAGATGAGCTCGGGCAATAAATCACTTGACGATGAATTCGAGAAGCTGGGCAAGGACCAAGCTGTAGAAGATGAGCTGGCTGCGCTGATGAAGCAATACGACAAACAATAG
- a CDS encoding dihydroorotate dehydrogenase, whose protein sequence is MINLTANIAGVHFKNPIVMASGTFGFGREYGKLYDVSMLGGISGKGLTLNAKAGNPGVRVYETASGMLNSVGLENPGVEGFLAKELPYWETLDTARIVNLGGNTLHDYVLGAELIQRDAEARSLAGTTAVDMIELNISCPNVKEGGIAFGVKTPAAQEVVRAVRAATKLPLAVKLSPNAEDIAEMAEMCQEEGADAVSLINTISGMKIDVRRRRSVFNNLYAGLSGPAIKPVALRMVHQVAKRVSIPVIGMGGITSATDIIEFIMAGATVIQVGTYNFMNLRAGSTLVEELQQFMLAENISSLDEIRGIV, encoded by the coding sequence ATGATTAATTTAACTGCAAATATAGCAGGCGTACATTTCAAGAATCCGATCGTCATGGCCTCCGGCACTTTCGGCTTCGGCCGTGAGTATGGCAAGCTTTACGATGTGTCCATGCTGGGAGGAATCTCCGGCAAAGGTCTTACACTTAACGCCAAGGCTGGAAACCCCGGTGTTCGCGTCTATGAGACGGCTTCCGGCATGCTGAACAGTGTCGGTCTGGAGAACCCTGGAGTGGAAGGGTTTCTGGCCAAGGAACTTCCATATTGGGAGACACTGGACACTGCACGGATCGTGAATCTTGGCGGCAATACATTGCATGATTATGTACTCGGCGCCGAGCTGATCCAGCGGGATGCCGAAGCCCGGAGTCTAGCCGGCACAACTGCGGTGGACATGATAGAGCTTAATATTTCCTGCCCCAATGTAAAAGAAGGAGGTATCGCTTTCGGTGTCAAGACTCCTGCTGCACAGGAGGTCGTGCGTGCGGTCAGAGCAGCAACGAAACTTCCGCTCGCCGTGAAGCTGTCACCGAACGCCGAGGATATCGCCGAAATGGCTGAGATGTGCCAGGAAGAGGGGGCAGATGCGGTTTCGCTGATTAACACGATCTCAGGGATGAAGATCGATGTCCGCCGCCGCCGCAGCGTGTTCAATAATCTGTATGCCGGACTGTCCGGTCCGGCGATCAAGCCGGTGGCGCTGCGTATGGTGCATCAGGTAGCGAAACGGGTGTCCATTCCGGTAATCGGTATGGGCGGAATTACCTCGGCAACGGATATTATAGAATTTATTATGGCCGGAGCAACGGTTATCCAGGTTGGAACCTATAATTTCATGAACCTGCGGGCAGGAAGCACGCTTGTGGAAGAACTGCAGCAGTTCATGCTAGCTGAGAACATTTCTTCCCTGGACGAGATCCGCGGTATTGTGTGA
- a CDS encoding molybdopterin molybdotransferase MoeA, translating to MNSRQDTPDHKFHRKALQVKEAQARVIEYAKLLDGEEVPLNQSCGRFLAEPVIAPHPFPAFNRSGMDGYALIAGDTKDCGQDRVVWLEVVDDIPCGAVPAVSITSGTAARIMTGAQVPEGADTVVMLEITESREADGKSFVGLRKPQQAGRNITPQGFELKEGALVLRSGGKIAAGEIAALAALGVHTVKVLRRPKIGIFATGTELLEVDEPLQPGKIRNSNSPMLEALVRETGGEPVMLGAIIDDLELARSKVQMALDSYDMVITTGGVSVGDYDIMGDLVRENSGDMLFNKVTMRPGSVTTAAVRGGKLLLALSGNPGACFVGFHLFARPVISLMQGATLPFLPEWTAVLGADYSKVNNYTRYVRARLEFRDGCLYAYPAAIDESSVMVTIKDSDCLIVVPPEERGLSSGAKVRVLKLPGELQG from the coding sequence ATGAATAGCAGACAGGATACACCGGATCATAAATTTCATCGAAAAGCACTCCAGGTTAAAGAAGCGCAAGCCCGGGTGATTGAATATGCAAAATTGCTGGATGGTGAGGAAGTACCGCTGAATCAGAGCTGCGGGCGTTTTTTGGCCGAGCCGGTGATTGCGCCGCATCCTTTTCCGGCATTTAACCGCTCAGGGATGGACGGGTATGCGCTGATCGCCGGGGATACCAAGGATTGCGGGCAGGACCGCGTAGTCTGGCTGGAAGTCGTCGATGATATTCCATGCGGAGCTGTACCTGCTGTGAGTATAACGTCCGGAACAGCCGCGCGAATTATGACAGGGGCGCAGGTGCCCGAAGGTGCGGATACGGTTGTGATGCTGGAGATCACGGAAAGCCGGGAAGCCGATGGCAAAAGTTTTGTCGGACTCCGCAAGCCGCAGCAGGCCGGCCGCAATATTACTCCGCAGGGTTTTGAACTGAAGGAAGGAGCGCTTGTACTTCGATCAGGAGGGAAGATTGCTGCGGGTGAAATCGCTGCGCTGGCAGCGCTTGGAGTACATACCGTCAAAGTACTTAGACGGCCTAAGATCGGGATTTTCGCTACGGGTACTGAGCTTTTGGAGGTAGATGAGCCACTTCAACCCGGCAAAATCCGCAATAGCAACTCACCGATGCTGGAAGCGCTGGTGCGGGAGACCGGGGGTGAGCCTGTCATGCTGGGTGCGATCATAGATGACTTGGAGCTGGCCCGGAGCAAAGTGCAAATGGCTCTGGATAGCTATGACATGGTGATCACTACGGGCGGGGTATCTGTGGGGGATTACGATATTATGGGTGATCTGGTCCGGGAGAACAGCGGCGACATGCTATTTAATAAAGTTACGATGCGCCCGGGCAGCGTCACAACAGCCGCTGTTCGCGGAGGCAAACTGCTGCTGGCACTGTCCGGCAATCCCGGAGCCTGCTTCGTAGGTTTTCATCTGTTTGCGCGGCCGGTCATTTCCCTGATGCAGGGTGCTACGCTGCCCTTTTTGCCGGAATGGACGGCTGTGCTAGGTGCAGATTATTCGAAGGTGAACAATTATACACGTTATGTGCGCGCAAGGCTGGAATTCCGTGATGGCTGTTTGTATGCCTATCCGGCAGCAATCGACGAATCATCGGTCATGGTAACGATCAAGGACAGCGATTGTCTGATTGTCGTTCCGCCGGAAGAACGCGGTTTAAGCTCTGGCGCCAAAGTAAGGGTGCTGAAGCTGCCGGGAGAACTTCAGGGCTGA
- a CDS encoding GNAT family N-acetyltransferase: protein MAEVNLMELGIELVPKEQKQTISRLMQFYLYDFTRYLDLEVDRDGGFPEYPGLEAYWNSGNNKFAYLFTVDGHIAGFALVDRLLRNLEGQYYMTEFFVMQKYRRSGVGTWAAHRLFDMFPGDWKVSQIRANTPARNFWHRVIGSYTHGEFKERFNPKQGNPSQYFSTLSINRIKK, encoded by the coding sequence ATGGCAGAGGTGAACCTAATGGAGCTTGGAATCGAACTGGTTCCCAAGGAGCAAAAGCAGACGATCAGCAGACTCATGCAATTCTATCTGTATGACTTTACCCGTTACCTGGATCTTGAGGTAGACCGTGATGGCGGATTTCCGGAGTATCCCGGGCTTGAAGCCTACTGGAACAGCGGCAACAATAAATTCGCTTATTTGTTTACGGTGGATGGGCATATTGCCGGATTCGCACTGGTGGACCGTCTGCTTCGCAACCTGGAAGGGCAGTACTACATGACTGAATTTTTTGTGATGCAGAAATACCGCCGCAGCGGTGTAGGCACATGGGCAGCCCACCGTTTGTTTGATATGTTTCCGGGTGACTGGAAGGTGTCGCAGATCCGCGCCAATACGCCTGCCCGCAACTTTTGGCACCGTGTGATCGGCAGCTATACGCATGGAGAATTTAAAGAGCGCTTTAATCCAAAGCAAGGTAACCCAAGTCAGTACTTCAGTACATTAAGTATTAATAGGATTAAAAAATAA
- a CDS encoding flavodoxin domain-containing protein, producing MRNRTLIMYASKYGCIEKAAMLLKSRLGEAEVMNLKYAKVPALASYDTVILGSSIYFGKIRKEMALFTSKYQQELLNKRLGFFVCAGMTGEKAEEELKQAYSEVLYNKALAKEILGDEIDPEKISTLDRWILRMVKGKGHEAEAGLSVDKLEKFVLTMSRS from the coding sequence ATGAGGAATAGAACATTGATTATGTATGCCAGTAAATATGGATGTATAGAGAAGGCCGCAATGCTTTTGAAATCCAGGCTTGGAGAGGCTGAGGTTATGAATCTAAAATATGCCAAAGTGCCGGCTCTGGCTTCATATGACACGGTAATTCTGGGCAGCTCCATCTACTTTGGCAAAATCCGCAAGGAAATGGCGTTGTTTACGTCCAAATATCAGCAGGAGCTGTTAAACAAGCGGCTAGGATTTTTCGTCTGTGCAGGAATGACAGGGGAGAAGGCGGAGGAGGAACTGAAGCAAGCTTATTCTGAGGTTTTGTACAACAAGGCACTCGCCAAGGAGATCCTGGGTGATGAGATTGATCCGGAGAAAATATCAACATTGGACAGATGGATTCTGCGCATGGTCAAGGGGAAGGGGCACGAAGCTGAAGCTGGATTATCGGTGGATAAGCTAGAGAAATTCGTGCTTACAATGTCCCGGAGTTGA
- a CDS encoding pentapeptide repeat-containing protein — translation MSEYYNYSPSGPAGASLYLQSDCENCFGLCCAALPFAVSVDFAMNKNAGQPCPNLQTDFRCGIHTALRDKGFRGCTVYDCFGAGQKISQITYGGKDWRQAPKTSSQMFEVFPVMRQLHELLWYLTEALHFQSAAPLHSALSTALEKTEQLTNLKAEALLELDVAAHRGEVNELLLRTSELVRDAARRELKSVPKRQAKYGRGADLIGAKLKGADLRCVSLRGAYLIAADLSGANLQAADLIGADFRDTNLSGADLTGSLFLTQAQLNAAKGNTLTKLPPALARPGHWT, via the coding sequence ATGTCAGAGTATTACAATTATTCACCATCCGGCCCAGCCGGAGCTTCTCTCTATTTGCAATCGGACTGCGAGAACTGTTTTGGCTTATGCTGTGCGGCACTGCCCTTCGCGGTTTCGGTAGACTTCGCGATGAACAAGAACGCCGGACAGCCCTGTCCCAATCTGCAGACGGACTTCCGTTGCGGTATTCATACCGCGCTAAGAGACAAGGGCTTTCGGGGCTGCACAGTGTATGACTGCTTTGGGGCAGGCCAAAAGATATCCCAAATCACCTACGGCGGTAAGGACTGGCGGCAAGCTCCCAAAACATCATCACAGATGTTCGAAGTATTCCCGGTAATGCGTCAGCTACATGAACTGCTGTGGTATCTCACCGAAGCACTTCATTTCCAGTCAGCCGCCCCGCTTCATAGTGCACTGTCAACCGCTCTGGAGAAGACCGAACAACTCACGAACCTGAAGGCCGAGGCGCTGCTGGAGCTGGATGTTGCTGCTCACCGGGGGGAAGTCAACGAACTGCTCCTGCGTACCAGTGAACTTGTGCGTGATGCGGCCCGCCGGGAGCTGAAGTCGGTTCCCAAACGACAAGCAAAATATGGCCGCGGCGCGGATCTGATTGGAGCCAAACTGAAGGGTGCGGATCTGCGGTGCGTAAGCCTGCGGGGGGCCTATCTCATCGCTGCTGATCTCAGTGGAGCAAATCTGCAGGCTGCTGACCTCATTGGCGCAGATTTCCGGGACACTAACCTAAGCGGAGCGGATCTGACCGGCAGCCTGTTTCTTACACAGGCACAGCTTAATGCAGCCAAGGGCAATACCTTAACCAAGCTGCCTCCAGCGCTTGCCCGTCCTGGTCACTGGACGTAG
- a CDS encoding DUF350 domain-containing protein, whose product MDFQTLVSMVVWTVSGAVLLCVLMFVDSLFTRYNDLEELKAGNMAVTTRFVLKLLAQAYILSASISTSKGLGDALIVSIVSFVLLFFLEKTVRLLLSRWGKLNLDYGTQLGKIGYGLLAGSLHVTGALIIAAYIRG is encoded by the coding sequence ATGGATTTCCAAACACTGGTGTCCATGGTTGTATGGACGGTGAGCGGCGCAGTGCTTCTATGTGTACTGATGTTCGTGGATTCGCTGTTTACCCGTTATAATGATTTAGAGGAACTGAAGGCAGGCAATATGGCGGTCACAACGCGTTTCGTACTGAAACTGCTGGCACAAGCCTACATATTATCGGCTTCCATTTCCACTTCAAAGGGTCTGGGAGATGCGCTTATTGTCTCCATAGTTTCCTTTGTTCTTTTGTTTTTCCTTGAAAAGACAGTCCGCCTGCTGCTGAGCCGCTGGGGTAAGCTAAATCTTGATTATGGCACCCAGCTGGGCAAAATCGGTTATGGATTATTGGCTGGCTCGCTGCATGTAACGGGGGCATTAATTATTGCGGCTTATATACGAGGTTAA
- a CDS encoding NADH:flavin oxidoreductase/NADH oxidase, protein MTDLFKPYELKALVLKNRIVMPPMCQYAVHKQDGIPDDWHFVHYVSRAVGGTGFIIVEMSGVHPDGRITNHDTGIWSDDQIAAYRKITDGVHAYGAKIAIQLGHAGRKALDAEPPVAPSAIPFDEKSKIPQALSKEEIAELVLAYREGARRAVEAGFDTVEIHGAHGYLIHQFHSPLTNVREDEYGADLALFGEQVVQAVREVLPAEMPLLMRVSAREYVEGGYDEAYALDICRRYKDAGVDIFHVSSGGEGPVGSNGGPNAGPAYQVDLAEYIRSGLQVPVIAVGRLENYAEAQSVVAEEKAELVAIGRAMLSDPYWALHAEEALGGVDKANVPKPYERGVWHRK, encoded by the coding sequence ATGACTGATTTATTCAAGCCTTATGAATTGAAGGCCTTAGTTTTAAAGAATCGGATAGTTATGCCCCCGATGTGCCAGTATGCGGTGCACAAGCAGGACGGAATACCGGATGATTGGCATTTCGTGCATTATGTCAGCCGCGCCGTTGGCGGAACCGGCTTTATTATTGTAGAGATGAGCGGTGTGCATCCGGACGGGCGAATCACTAACCACGACACCGGGATCTGGAGCGATGACCAGATAGCGGCCTACCGCAAGATTACGGATGGGGTCCATGCGTACGGCGCCAAAATTGCTATTCAGTTAGGTCATGCAGGCCGCAAGGCGCTGGATGCGGAGCCGCCGGTTGCTCCGTCGGCAATTCCGTTCGATGAGAAGTCCAAAATACCTCAGGCCCTCTCCAAAGAAGAGATCGCAGAGCTTGTCTTGGCTTACCGTGAGGGCGCACGCAGAGCAGTGGAAGCCGGTTTTGACACGGTAGAGATCCACGGTGCCCATGGATACCTGATTCATCAGTTCCATTCCCCGCTCACCAACGTCAGAGAAGATGAGTACGGAGCTGATTTGGCACTGTTCGGCGAACAAGTGGTCCAAGCAGTTAGAGAAGTATTGCCCGCAGAGATGCCGCTGCTGATGAGAGTATCAGCCAGAGAATATGTCGAAGGCGGCTATGATGAAGCCTATGCTCTGGACATTTGCCGCCGGTATAAAGACGCTGGCGTAGATATCTTCCATGTATCTTCTGGCGGAGAAGGACCGGTCGGCTCTAATGGTGGACCTAACGCGGGTCCGGCTTATCAGGTGGATCTCGCTGAATATATCAGAAGCGGCCTGCAGGTTCCGGTTATAGCGGTAGGACGTCTTGAGAACTACGCAGAAGCCCAGTCCGTAGTTGCCGAAGAGAAGGCGGAACTCGTGGCTATTGGCCGGGCAATGCTCAGTGACCCTTACTGGGCGCTGCATGCTGAGGAAGCGCTTGGCGGGGTAGACAAAGCGAATGTGCCGAAACCCTATGAGCGCGGGGTATGGCACAGAAAATAG
- the xerS gene encoding tyrosine recombinase XerS, which produces MSIQKNSDRKNLDQRLHLMPWFVQQFIDYKRPDLSPSTLLEYIRDYESFFGWLRVEGLSTAGSNAEITLLDLETLHMDSIVGYRLHLTTRAEGTNTRVTVSRKLSALRSLFHYLSQIAEDENFYPLLKRNIMAKVEIKRIHKPKDTAAKLKGKILEDEELLEFVGYIYEGYGRDVEANKQAHYSFQLNRERDACIASLILNSGLRVSEVVNLNVDDLDVNNKLLYVYRKGNNDETFKTPVYFREQAKDDLSLYLSLRQARYKTPKREKALFIALPNGSQEGKRMTKRAIQEMIIKYAKRFGKPYLTVHKLRHSFATDYYLQNDIYKTKEQLGHASTETTEVYAHLTDKTMSEAIERRVES; this is translated from the coding sequence ATCAGCATCCAAAAAAACAGCGACCGGAAAAATCTCGACCAGAGGCTGCATCTTATGCCATGGTTTGTACAGCAATTCATTGACTATAAACGGCCGGATCTGTCGCCTTCAACCCTACTGGAGTATATCCGCGATTATGAATCTTTTTTTGGGTGGCTGCGTGTGGAAGGACTGTCAACGGCCGGCAGCAATGCTGAAATCACTCTGCTTGATCTGGAAACACTTCATATGGACAGTATTGTCGGCTACCGGCTGCATTTAACTACCCGCGCCGAAGGAACGAACACCCGGGTGACGGTATCCCGCAAGCTGTCCGCTCTGCGCTCCCTCTTCCATTACCTGAGCCAGATTGCCGAAGATGAGAATTTCTACCCGCTGCTGAAGCGCAATATTATGGCCAAGGTGGAAATCAAACGCATTCATAAACCGAAAGATACCGCAGCCAAGCTAAAGGGGAAAATTCTCGAAGACGAGGAACTGCTGGAATTTGTGGGCTACATCTATGAAGGTTATGGCAGAGATGTTGAGGCTAACAAGCAGGCACATTACTCCTTTCAGTTGAACCGGGAACGGGATGCCTGCATCGCCAGTCTGATCTTGAATTCCGGCTTGCGTGTATCCGAGGTGGTTAATCTCAACGTGGATGATCTGGATGTGAACAACAAGCTGCTTTATGTATACCGCAAGGGCAATAATGACGAGACCTTCAAGACACCTGTGTATTTCCGCGAGCAGGCCAAGGATGATCTCTCGCTGTATCTAAGTCTCCGCCAGGCCCGCTACAAGACGCCAAAGAGGGAAAAGGCGTTGTTCATTGCATTGCCCAATGGCAGCCAGGAAGGGAAACGGATGACAAAACGGGCGATTCAAGAGATGATTATCAAATACGCCAAGCGTTTCGGAAAGCCCTATTTGACTGTGCACAAGCTGAGGCACTCTTTCGCCACAGACTATTATCTGCAAAATGATATCTACAAAACTAAGGAGCAGCTCGGACACGCTTCGACCGAAACTACCGAAGTCTATGCCCATCTTACGGACAAAACGATGTCCGAAGCGATTGAGCGGCGTGTGGAAAGCTGA
- the mobB gene encoding molybdopterin-guanine dinucleotide biosynthesis protein B translates to MKRSKKRSETGRDFARLNIGNSRLGRGRNGKGKNSNTCSRNAGRTSRVPAGSPRTGEESNGGGDKSPPAVCQIVGYKNSGKTTLICDLIPLLQRHGCTVAVIKHDAHDYDMDHPGTDTWQQRQAGASAIAITSGRKTSVIEERSSSLAELISAFSSYDYVLVEGFKHEAYPKIVLVHNEEDLSLLNNAQNKVAAAFWEEMKDKVRIEPGIRHFSINDSAAIAEFLWQQRTYFQNFNI, encoded by the coding sequence ATGAAGCGGAGCAAGAAAAGAAGTGAAACAGGCCGGGACTTTGCGCGGCTGAACATTGGCAACTCAAGGCTAGGACGAGGCAGGAATGGAAAGGGCAAGAACAGCAATACCTGCAGCAGAAATGCAGGCAGGACAAGCCGGGTTCCCGCGGGAAGTCCTCGAACGGGTGAGGAATCGAATGGCGGAGGCGACAAGAGTCCACCTGCCGTATGCCAGATCGTCGGCTATAAAAACAGCGGCAAAACTACGCTGATCTGTGACTTGATTCCCCTGCTGCAGCGGCACGGCTGCACGGTGGCGGTGATCAAACATGATGCCCATGACTATGATATGGATCATCCGGGGACAGATACCTGGCAGCAACGGCAGGCCGGAGCATCCGCAATTGCCATCACCAGCGGCAGAAAGACATCGGTGATCGAAGAACGCAGCAGTAGTTTGGCAGAGCTGATTTCAGCTTTTTCCAGCTATGATTATGTGCTCGTTGAGGGCTTCAAACATGAAGCTTATCCTAAAATAGTACTGGTTCATAACGAAGAAGACCTGAGCCTGCTGAACAATGCCCAGAATAAGGTCGCTGCCGCATTTTGGGAGGAAATGAAGGACAAAGTGCGGATAGAGCCGGGAATCCGGCATTTCAGCATCAACGACAGTGCGGCAATCGCTGAATTTTTGTGGCAACAACGGACTTATTTTCAAAATTTCAACATATGA